The DNA sequence tacagaagaaaaagcaattcctttcttttttgaatcttttttcaaataggagttttcaaaagcaagtaaatttcctctcaaatcatcaagtgtcatggaatctaagttgctgctctcagaaataattaaagcttttgtttcccactcttttgtgagacatctcaacactcttctcactagcacagattctgaatgtgtaattccaagagcatctaagCCAACAGTGATGATATTGAACCGTTCaaacagttcatcaatggactctccttccttcattgcaaactTCTCATATTTTCTGTTTAACATGTCAGTCCGAGTTTTCTTTACAAGAgtggttccttcatgagtgatttgcaacttgtcccagattttctttgccgttgtgcatcgtgatactcgtcggtactcctcaaagctgatagcacaatTGAGCAGATTAGTtgccttggcatttaactccaccttcttcctatcttcctcggtccagCTTGCTTCTGGTTTAAGAGAGGTTACTCCTTGAACATTTGTGGTAGTTGGAAATTTAGGACCTTCCAAGATGATCTTCCAAAGTCTGTAATCCATGGCTtgtacaaatatcttcatcctctccttccaataggtatagTTTTTCCATTGAAAAGAGGATGTTTGTTGCTTGATTGACCTTCAACCAGATTGTAAGACACCACGTTTGCGCCACTGTTTTCTGCCATGaggatctttactccaagctgcaaagcttgatctctttgagaccaagctctgataccaattgatggtttcagtggctaagagaaggggggttgaatcttagcccctttttgctTGCTGACACTTGCTTGGACTTAGAGGAagtttttctgtttttagctcgtccctacccacgagacattttcattttgtcttgTCACTTGTCAcgagacattttttatttttcatctgaacaacaaaaacagaattgaagtaggaagagagaaaagataacacccagatatatcctggttcagctgctaagtgcagtgcagcctacatccagtctccatcacaacaatgatggaatttcactataatcatccagattacaacttgtaaagtgctaacccaacttacaaggggattctcacagaatcatgaaatacaacacagatgtacaaaggacctctaagacatctatggctttttcttttaattttgcactctctgccttttttcgctctatgactttttctacaaacctcactgtttgcctttttccatgagactcaagacatgacaaaattaaacagaaaaatacaaaacaaaaaacattgaaggagaagaagaactgctagcttaggtagctctgagaactctgtgccttgcactctcaaatcttactcCTTGCTCCAAACAGTGGCTGTTCTCTCTTTTTAAAGAAGAGGGaagcctccacacttgaagccaaCACCCAAAccaacttcttcctccttcaagaaaaccggttcggccatacagagagaagaggtaactcatgcaaaaaccaacatgcaaatacctctagtccttccttggtcatcactcttcatcaatccgagcgctccatccttggcttcctctccaagatggatttctggcccttgatgcttcatgatgatgatgacttcatctgcttcaatctctgccttcaaccatcacttcgccactctagctactccctgtgatggttgagcagaatcaaagacaagccatgcctccaaggatcttctctgctggccgaatcttcatccttctttttgtgtatgaaggatccgagattatctcaccaaatcttaccataTTTGGTGATTATTTCAACCACaacatactttttgttttcttgccaCCATTGTGATGGACTTGTAGCTTGTTCTTCCCTTGCTTTGGTAGCTCTATTTTGCTTTCATGGAAGCCATTGTTTCCTGTGTAATAACCgaagagagaagaaaggagatgagagagaagagagaatgtgaagaaaaagcaattcaaagtgattaaacaaattaattaaagatAGCTTGCTTTTTCTTCCCTGGGTGGCGTGTGTCATAATAGCCATCAAAtcaatcttctctctctttcttatgtttccaatgcattaattaaatttgaaatcctTCAAAATAATGAAGTGGAATCCGTTGGAAGCATTTAGGCATTTCATTTGCTTCATGGATTCGAATAAGGCATGGAAACATTCATCAACATTGGGCTTGGTAGCAATAGGTTTTATTTTGGCCCAACTAGTAACCATTGCTTTTCTGATGGATTTTTATTTCGGATCAAACATAGGAAGCTTTCTTTGGGCTTGTAGTAACAATATTAATCTAGCCAGTTAATCATCACAATAATTCAGCCATATATCATTGAATATTTTTGAATCAATGCTGAATTGGAAAGCAAATTCACACTTGGGCTGtagcattttattttattttcggcTCATATAAAAAcctgcatcacaaaattatCAATTAGCATATGattaattgaaattgaattaataattttgcaattgaatattttaataatgtttgttcatcacaaatattaatttggagttttccaaactcatcaaaaacaaaataaaatttaggtatatttttaaaatttttgataaattttaaaaacaaaaaaatactttactcattaatatattatatatacattgtttagtttatttttaatatatattttatattttaatatttattttatatagataattattttgataactGATATTTTGTATACACggaattatacaaaatattcaaGAGAAAGTTGAATTAGTTCaccatatatattatatacactAAATGAAGCAAATGTAATGCATATATTGTAAGTATTATAGCACCCTAAACTAAAACTCCTCTCCCCTTAAATTCCTTCTTCAAGACCATGTCCTCTTGTATGAGTTTAAATTGAACATAGTCATTATCTCCGACATGTCTCAATAGTGAGAGGAATTGTATGTTTATTAAATATATTGGTGATTATTATATTGTCTAAAATATAGTGTTTAACttattaaaagaaattaaaaattaatatttaatttaaattataaaataaataatttttaaatatttaaaatttgtaataaaaaaaagttaaaaaaactAGACAATAAATAATAGACACCGTAGAATTAGCTAAATATATTTAACAAGTATTCTAACTGTAACTATATCTATCATAAGACTCCTCGTAAAGTGATAGTGATTGTTTTTAATACATGTATTATTTATGAATATACAAGAATTTCTTCTGAATATAGATCCGTTTAAGCAATCCTTCTGGTTACTACATAAGACTACTCATGGGAGATGTGAAAGCATGGATATTACTTCTGGGGAAGGGGTTTGAAAATCAGTTTTGCGCCTTCGATCAAGAAATGCAGGCCTCATTGGTGTTGTGACCATGTCAATTTTGAATGTCAAGAGTGCCACGATCTCTGACATCGGAGGTCTTAGATTTGCAAGAGGCTGAAGGCAGAGGAATGCCACGTGGAATGCTTGCATAACATCTTTCTCCACGAACCCCTCTTCTTTCAGCTTTGGATCTACAAGCTCCATAATCTTTGAGTTCTCGTAAAGTTTCCATGCCTATTTCATCAACATAAAAAAGATGAGCCTAGTTCATTAAATAAGAATCTAACTAGCTTATGTTTCTCTGAATTATGAGTGATATCCCAAATCAGTTAGTGGGACAATTTAAtcttcaataaattttaatcacTAAATCAAtacttaatattttattttattagacaaATCAATTTTCATGTAAAAAAGTTATATAAATAAATCACTGTCGTTATTTAATAAAAGatataactaaaaattttaaaaacttttagaTAGGTCCCTAAAGATGAACAATATCATGGAGGAACTAATTTgtctaacaaaataaaatttgaggactgatttagtaattaaaatttgcTGAGGACCAAAGTGTCCGATTAAAAATTTCTTAGGGACTAATTTAGAATATTACTCCTAAATTATTGAGATTTAATAGAGTTGAGAAACTTTACATATTCCGGGAGGTACTGCATTTCCAATGACAAAGTGAGATCTGTGTTTTTTCTACAACAAATAATTTCGAGCAACAGAACTCCAAAACTATAGATATCCGCCTTTTCTGATAATTCTCCTCTTAAAGCGTATTCAGGTGCTGTATAACCCCTTTttcaagaaattaaaagaacatACAGAAAATTATGCTATTTGAAACACTGTGTACTTAGGTTCATTTACTTCTTAAAATGAATAATCGCATACTAACTTATCAACTTGGAAACATTTCTAACTAAAGCTAACTAACTTTAGCAATAGTGTGGTTACTTGGGATTTGTAATAACTGACGATAAGTAACATAAATAGAAAACTGCACCCAAGACCTTAGTCTAATGGTGAAAATCTTTGCTTTACAATATGTGTTGTGTACTCAAGTTTGAGACTTGATTAGGGTCAATAGTGGATGAGAACTCTTAATATTGTGCGTATAATTATGTGTGTGTTCATTTATAATACTCAAAATTAGAGGCTATCGAATTTATGACAAACAAAAAAACATACATAGAAAACTGAAATATAACACGAGTAACATGGTGAATATGCAGCTAGCATATAtagtaatttaaaatatataataattggACTTACAATGTTCCAGCGAATTGTGTGCTAAGATAAGCTTGGTCTTCAGGGAAGAATCTGGCAAGGCCAAAGTCTCCAATCTTGGGATGAAACTTATCATCAAGAAGAATGTTGCTTGCTTTGATGTCTCGGTGAACAATTCTTAGATGTGAATCCTCATGAAGGTACTGCAATCCCCTTGCCACGCCTAGAACAATTTGGAACCTATTGCTCCAATTCAGGAATCGATCAGCATTGTTCCCTGCATCAGGGGAACGCTCTGTTTAACCAATTCTAAACTCTTGTGGGAATTATAAAAAGAAGGGATACCATATATGAAGAGGTCCAAACTTCTGTTCTTCATGTATTCATAGACAAGTATCCTTTGTGGTCCATCAATGCAACATCCAAGAAGGCGAACGAGATTTTTGTGTTGGATACTTGTGATCAACCTCACCTCTGCCAGAAACTCTCTTTCTCCCTGCTGGGATTTGTTCAAAGATAGTTTCTTAAGAGCAATTACTCTTCCATCCATCAACTTTCCCTATCGAAACCAAAAATGCACTTCAGGATCAGCCATACATATGTTTTGTATTAGCCTCAACTTTGTAATCATACCCGATAGACAGGCCCAAATCCACCACTTCCAAGAAGATTAGTAGCAGAAAAATTCTTGGTTGCTCTTCTTAATATCTGGTAGTCAAAGTAACTAATTGTCCTAAGGTTCCCACTCAACAACTCCATGGATCCTGGGTACACacaacaattttaattttgttgtcctccattataaatttatatgtaCTAGTATTTTTTCCCTCTTAATAGCGTTTAATCATATATTGTTGGGTACACACACCAATATATGATCAATAACAAATgtgaaattaattaaaaacgTATTGATACACACTGTGCCACGTTTCAAATTCAATTACCTTGCTGTTGTTTAGATGAAAACATCATATCTATAACTTCTGCTGTTTCAGTAAGTTTCCCTAATTAAGAAGCCAACCCACAAATTAATATAAACAAATATCTTTAACATAGATTCTGTTCTCAAATTAAAACTACCTTGTTTGCCTTTAGTAGTTTTAGGAGGTGTTGTATTTTTGGTCCCTTTGGTACGCTTCCAAAATACAACCAAAATTATCAACAATATGATGAACACCACTATCCCTCCAAGGAAGAACAAAGTTGTATCAGTTTTCTTAGGGGATGGCTCTTCATTAGATGCTGGAGGTGGTGGATCCACTGCGATGAAACAAATTAAAACTATCAAATTCATAGAACTTTTCATTCATTCATGTTCAAAGCTTTGACAAAAGAATACTAACCTAAGCCGGGAGAATCATAGAAAATGTCATTTCTAGGCATATGTAGAAACTTTGAACAAGATCATCTAATGTTACTGTATAAAATGAATGTGATTTCCAAAAATTCCAGGATTGaggaaaaagaataaaagaaaagaaaaaaaaaagtataaaatgaATAGATCAAAGTCATCAAACTAATAACCAACTTGGGCTCGTCAAGTAATTTGCTAACTCGTCCACTTAAACAAGTGTCGAGAAATTTAAATCCCATCTTGTGCATACAATAACTCATTGGCTAGCGACAAATCGTTAAATGAAGTTCAAATCAATAATAGATTAGTCTTTAGTTTACCGAGCCAGGagatactataaaaaaaattgatattgcATGTTATTATAGCCAAATTTGTGTCTTTCTTTCTAACATAATTTTCAACCTAAAACAGTATCCTAATTCTCCTATAATCCTATCCTAAGATATTGATAATGATTATAGTTTGATAATTGAAATCAAAAgctaataattaatattcaaaatTACTCAAAAAGAAATTATGAGCATAATGCATGAATTATTTCCTATGATTCAAAACCAAATCTAaataaaaggaagaaaaaacGAGACCTTCTAGTACTCCACGGGGCATTATTGTTGTTCTTGGGAAAGAATAACCAACTCTGGTCTAAATTGTTCAGACACAATAATTCATTCAGCAAGAACTGGCAACAGCTATAGCTagataatcaaattaaattaactaaattattttatacttttaattaattaatatttctgTTTGTATTTAGAAAGAGATTGAAAATTGCAGAAATGAAAAAAGGGATCATTGTGGGAAGTGGAGAACAGGAGAGAGGTATTCAAAGGTTGTGTTTCATATAGGATTCATCGAAAACAAGGTAATATAATGTCGGCTAGTATTGTTGGAAAACATATCTTGTTGAATACAAACTTCCAATGCAGTATCTTTCTCTTATTCTTGCTTCATTATAATATTAGTTaagtaattattaattaagggGAGAATAATTAGACCATCAACTAATGTGCTATGCAGTGTTTGCATGCAGGGAGATCAGAGTTCCAAATTCTGagatatgaatttatttaaCTGTGGATTAAAGTTTGTGGCTGTCAACGAGCATAATAATGATTcacaatttcaaaatttaaaatgaaaagtAATTAGGtaattgcaaaaaaaaaagttaattacaTATAGAAGAGAGATATTTTAGACAATTTGTGGGTCTTTTATGAATAAGTGCTTTAATATAATAAACgttaaatagttaattttttaaaaattattttatttatcttaaattataaattttaagtCATAAATTCTTAGtcttaaatattaaattataaattctatatcataaattttaaaaataagaatttttagaataaaaaatagctaatgttgactaattaaaaattaattctctatatttttttataatataaaattgaGAGATAAGgatctaaaatattttttgaaattctctCCTACTTTTAGAAAGCCTGTTAAATTTCATAAATgatctaatttttaatattatctttaaaaaaatattaagtgaataagttatttttgtaactaaaTTCATAAATGATTTGTGATTAaatcttgttaatttcttggATTTATGGTTCAGTTATCATTGGACAGCCAAGAACTAAATGTTTGTGGCTTTATTTGGGATTGTTTCTAAGTTTAAACTCTTGAGAATTTGATAAGATTTGAAGGTTGGAAAGTTAAAATGAACTCTATAAAAAATCAATAACCGTAAAGCTCgagaacaaattaaaaatcaagcaaaaaatttgaaaatgttttAGAACGGGTTCGATTTCTTTGATGAAAGGATAACTATTGAAACAAAATTTACTTTTAGGTTGAAGAAGTAATTTAATAAGAATCGAAGTTAGTTTTGTAATTATATAAGTTTTGGGGATATTTTGAGTAATAAGTAAAGTTCAGGAGTAAAACGGATATTTTATGAAAGTTTAAGGTTActtttcaaatattaaaaactatgaaattaaattagagattttatgaaaattttgggttaaaaagtaaaatatttaaaagtttgaAATCTAAAACGAAAACTCAGAATAAAGCCATATAAACTAGTTTTTTATATCAAAAGTaagaatattaatattattactcttttaattattatttttttattaaagatattatttttattaaataagaaaagagaggtaAAACAGTTATAATTCCTAAAAGTTTTAGAAGACAAAGTTAAGTTAATAATCTTATGATTAATTCTTCATAAAACGTCTAGGGAGAGACGAGGGAAGAGTGTGAAGACGATTTGTGGTattgaaacaagaaaaataaaagagtgataaataaaaaataaaataagaagaaagaaaattattaaaGAGATCTCTGTTACAGGAGAGCAAAGATCATACGTTAAAAGAATCTACGAACCTCTGCCACATGAAAGCAGATTTCTGCCACAGGAGAGTAGAGAGCATACACTAAAAGAATCTAACAAACATCTaccacaggagagcagagaacaagaaagaaaagaatgtaTTAATTAATGGGATTTCTGCCATAGGAGAGTAGAGGgtaaagataaaaagattttaaaagtcTGTCTGCCACATGAGAGTAAATACAACCTTGTTTGGGGTTTAGGACCAAATGTATGTGGAAACGCTCACACATTGTGAACTGTTTTCCAACTGTAAGTATATTACAACATGTTTAAAAGTCACATTGTATGTGGCCTAGCCGTAAAACTTATATGCACACTGTATGCATCTggaaagccatatctgggacttgtgcTCAGGTAATGTTGGGAGCGAATAGGCAACTGATACATGAGCTCATGACCTGtataggacagacatgcattaTAATTGTTTGCACATACTTTTTTATGATTGTGTGTATgtgtgcttcttgacttgtgaTTTCTCTACATTCTGTGGTTTGTTATGGTTGTTCATGTGTACTTTCTGCTATTTCTTCCTGTATCTTGGTTTGTTAAAAGTTGTTTGTATTTCGGAGTTTGTTGTCATTGGCTAAgtataataaagaataaaattaatttaactttTAACCCCTACCCTACTAAAAACTCCCCAATTCTTACCCTTTATTTTTACCCCTTTCAGCTAGAAGTGCGAAGGCTTATTATAAAATTGCAGGAGCATGGAAGAATATGTTTGCAAATTGAGTTGttgatataatttattttttccctTGTCTTGTTAGTTAAAGTTTTATTCAGAGAGGTAGGTTTTGTAATTGGTTTTGTATGTAATACTACGatgtattattaatattaagtaCGTGAATATGTGttattttgttcttgttgaaaAAGTTTTTAACTTTTAGTAAAACTGCCAATAGATTAATGtgtaaaggctcaatattaaatagataTAAAGAAATTAGGTTAGTAACGCCTTACTTTTGGGACGATCATGATGTACTGaaagttgggtcgttacacttCACTACTCTAAATCCTGGATATTGTGGCTGTAGCATTGTCACTCCTACTGTGAATACTAATAACTTTAAGTTAAAGTCTCAattcatcactttggttcattAAAATTGTCAATTTAGTGGAAGTCCTCAAGAAGATCCCAACCGACACATCTCTAACTTCCTTCAAATCTGTGACACGGTCAAGATTAATGGGGTCCCTGCTGAGAGACCGAGCCAAGTAGTGGCTTGAGACACAACCCAAGGAGAGTATAGCAACTTGGGAGGATTTGGTGAGTAAATTTttaaccaaattctttccacctcaaaggtTGACAAAGGTGAGAACTGACATTCAAACAATAAGAAGGAGAGTCTTTTTATGAGGCTTCAGAGAGGTACAAAAAGATGTTGTGAAAGTGCCATACAGATATGTTCTCTGACTGGGTGCAATTGAAATCTTCTATAATGGAATCACTCCTACTTCAAAAAATTCATTAGACAACTCGGCTAGAAGATCTCTACACATGAAGAAGACCACTGATGAAGCATTGGAGTTTATAGAGATGGTAGCTAACAATCAGTATCTCTATTCCCCCAAAAAAACAATGAGGAAGGGAGTCATGAAATTGGATGCCGTGGATACCCTTCTAGCCCAAAACAAAGTCATGTCCCAACAGATCAATGCCATTACTCAACACTTAGGAGGCATGCATGTCTTAGCCTTGAGCACCTAAGATTCTTCCTATGACATGAGCGGTGGAGTACCTCAAACTGAAGGCTTTGAATATGGCCAATTTCCTTTGGAGCAAAtgaattatatgaaaaattCTTCCAAGCAACCTCAAAATGACCTATTCTCTAAGACCTACAATCTTGGGTGGAAAAATCACCCTAGTTTTGAATGGGATAATCAAGGAAAGAGACAAaacaatttcaacaacaatcaTCACTAAATAACTTCAACCCCCATCATCAACCCTGCAACCCTCATCACAACCACCAATCCTCACAACCCCACAACCATTACAAGAATCCCAAATTTCTTAGAAGCTTTCCATGTGAAAATTTCCTTAGAAGAACTCTCCCGAATCACTTAAAATTTCATGAAGAAAACTAAAGCTTCCATTAGAAACTTGAAAATACAAGTGGGACAAATTTCTCAAGAATTAGTAAAACCCATAAATACTTTTTTCAATGACACAATCCCAAATTCAAAAGAAGAATGCAAGACTATCACTTTAAGAAGTGAAAAGATGGTGGACAACAGAGTCACAAGCACTGACCAATAAGAGGACAAAGCTATGGAAAAAGTTATTCCTCAAGAGGCA is a window from the Arachis stenosperma cultivar V10309 chromosome 3, arast.V10309.gnm1.PFL2, whole genome shotgun sequence genome containing:
- the LOC130970504 gene encoding cysteine-rich receptor-like protein kinase 44 isoform X3 encodes the protein MPRGVLEVDPPPPASNEEPSPKKTDTTLFFLGGIVVFIILLIILVVFWKRTKGTKNTTPPKTTKGKQGKLTETAEVIDMMFSSKQQQGSMELLSGNLRTISYFDYQILRRATKNFSATNLLGSGGFGPVYRGKLMDGRVIALKKLSLNKSQQGEREFLAEVRLITSIQHKNLVRLLGCCIDGPQRILVYEYMKNRSLDLFIYGNNADRFLNWSNRFQIVLGVARGLQYLHEDSHLRIVHRDIKASNILLDDKFHPKIGDFGLARFFPEDQAYLSTQFAGTLGYTAPEYALRGELSEKADIYSFGVLLLEIICCRKNTDLTLSLEMQYLPEYAWKLYENSKIMELVDPKLKEEGFVEKDVMQAFHVAFLCLQPLANLRPPMSEIVALLTFKIDMVTTPMRPAFLDRRRKTDFQTPSPEVISMLSHLP
- the LOC130970504 gene encoding cysteine-rich receptor-like protein kinase 44 isoform X2 produces the protein MPRNDIFYDSPGLVDPPPPASNEEPSPKKTDTTLFFLGGIVVFIILLIILVVFWKRTKGTKNTTPPKTTKGKQGKLTETAEVIDMMFSSKQQQGSMELLSGNLRTISYFDYQILRRATKNFSATNLLGSGGFGPVYRGKLMDGRVIALKKLSLNKSQQGEREFLAEVRLITSIQHKNLVRLLGCCIDGPQRILVYEYMKNRSLDLFIYGNNADRFLNWSNRFQIVLGVARGLQYLHEDSHLRIVHRDIKASNILLDDKFHPKIGDFGLARFFPEDQAYLSTQFAGTLGYTAPEYALRGELSEKADIYSFGVLLLEIICCRKNTDLTLSLEMQYLPEYAWKLYENSKIMELVDPKLKEEGFVEKDVMQAFHVAFLCLQPLANLRPPMSEIVALLTFKIDMVTTPMRPAFLDRRRKTDFQTPSPEVISMLSHLP
- the LOC130970504 gene encoding cysteine-rich receptor-like protein kinase 44 isoform X4 produces the protein MKSSMNLIVLICFIAVDPPPPASNEEPSPKKTDTTLFFLGGIVVFIILLIILVVFWKRTKGTKNTTPPKTTKGKQGSMELLSGNLRTISYFDYQILRRATKNFSATNLLGSGGFGPVYRGKLMDGRVIALKKLSLNKSQQGEREFLAEVRLITSIQHKNLVRLLGCCIDGPQRILVYEYMKNRSLDLFIYGNNADRFLNWSNRFQIVLGVARGLQYLHEDSHLRIVHRDIKASNILLDDKFHPKIGDFGLARFFPEDQAYLSTQFAGTLGYTAPEYALRGELSEKADIYSFGVLLLEIICCRKNTDLTLSLEMQYLPEYAWKLYENSKIMELVDPKLKEEGFVEKDVMQAFHVAFLCLQPLANLRPPMSEIVALLTFKIDMVTTPMRPAFLDRRRKTDFQTPSPEVISMLSHLP
- the LOC130970504 gene encoding cysteine-rich receptor-like protein kinase 44 isoform X1 is translated as MKSSMNLIVLICFIAVDPPPPASNEEPSPKKTDTTLFFLGGIVVFIILLIILVVFWKRTKGTKNTTPPKTTKGKQGKLTETAEVIDMMFSSKQQQGSMELLSGNLRTISYFDYQILRRATKNFSATNLLGSGGFGPVYRGKLMDGRVIALKKLSLNKSQQGEREFLAEVRLITSIQHKNLVRLLGCCIDGPQRILVYEYMKNRSLDLFIYGNNADRFLNWSNRFQIVLGVARGLQYLHEDSHLRIVHRDIKASNILLDDKFHPKIGDFGLARFFPEDQAYLSTQFAGTLGYTAPEYALRGELSEKADIYSFGVLLLEIICCRKNTDLTLSLEMQYLPEYAWKLYENSKIMELVDPKLKEEGFVEKDVMQAFHVAFLCLQPLANLRPPMSEIVALLTFKIDMVTTPMRPAFLDRRRKTDFQTPSPEVISMLSHLP